One window of the Phycodurus eques isolate BA_2022a chromosome 7, UOR_Pequ_1.1, whole genome shotgun sequence genome contains the following:
- the slc37a4a gene encoding glucose-6-phosphate exchanger SLC37A4a encodes MGRANYGYYRGTIFLAMFVGYTLYYFNRKTFSFVMPSLMQEIKLDKDDLGMITSSQSLAYAISKFISGVLSDQISARWLFSIGLFAVGGINVVFSWSSTVAVFSALWFLNGLGQGLGWPPCGRVLRKWFEPSQFGTWWAILSCSMNLAGSLGPIIATVLAHSYSWRTILSMSGMICVVLSFVCLLVIKNEPKDVGLPNVEVAAKKSKGGSSSDESTLSEFLLSPYLWLLSVSYLVVFGVKTACTDWGQLFLIQDKGQSTLMGSSYMSALELGGLLGSLAAGYLSDKAVAKQGMNIYGNPRHFVLILMMAGMFVSMYLFRVTVTPESPKVWILCLGAAFGFSSYGPIALFGVIANESAPSSYCGTSHAIVALMANIGGFLSGLPFSTIAKHHGWEMAFWVAEIVCGISAVCFFLLRNIRTKMGHVSKKSD; translated from the exons ATGGGTAGAGCAAATTATGGATACTATCGAGGCACTATATTTTTAGCCATGTTTGTTGGCTACACACTTTACTACTTTAACAGAAAAACGTTTTCTTTTGTGATGCCTTCGCTGATGCAGGAAATTAAGCTGGACAAGGATGATCTGG GCATGATAACAAGCAGTCAGTCTTTGGCCTACGCTATCAGTAAGTTCATCAGCGGAGTGTTGTCCGACCAGATCAGTGCTCGGTGGCTCTTCTCCATTGGCTTGTTCGCGGTGGGAGGCATCAATGTGGTCTTTTCCTGGTCGTCCACTGTGGCCGTCTTCTCTGCCCTGTGGTTCCTCAACGGCTTGGGTCAGGGTCTCGGCTGGCCTCCCTGTGGAAGGGTGCTGCGCAAG TGGTTCGAGCCCTCTCAGTTCGGAACATGGTGGGCAATCCTGTCATGCAGCATGAACCTGGCTGGCAGCTTGGGCCCTATTATCGCCACAGTGCTGGCCCACAGTTACAGCTGGAGGACCATCCTGTCCATGTCCGGAATGATCTGCGTGGTGCTCTCCTTTGTCTGCCTGTTGGTCATCAAGAATGAACCCAAGGATGTGGGGCTACCTAATGTAGAAGTGGCAGCCAAGAAGAGCAAAGGAG GGTCTTCTAGTGATGAGAGCACCCTGTCCGAGTTCCTGCTCTCTCCTTACCTGTGGCTCCTCTCCGTGTCTTATCTGGTGGTGTTTGGGGTGAAGACAGCCTGCACTGACTGGGGACAGCTGTTTCTCATTCAAGACAAGGGACAGTCAACGCTGATGG GTAGCTCATACATGAGCGCCCTGGAGTTGGGAGGTCTGTTGGGCAGCCTGGCAGCAGGTTACCTCTCTGACAAAGCTGTGGCCAAA CAAGGTATGAATATCTATGGCAATcctcgtcactttgtcctgatcCTTATGATGGCAGGAATGTTCGTGTCCATGTATTTGTTTAGAGTCACAGTCACTCCAGAGAGCCCGAAG GTATGGATACTCTGTTTGGGTGCTGCTTTCGGTTTCTCCTCCTATGGGCCAATAGCCTTGTTTGGTGTTATAGCCAATGAGAGTGCTCCATCCAGCTACTGTGGGACGTCGCATGCTATTGTGGCCCTCATGGCTAACA TTGGCGGCTTCCTCTCCGGGCTTCCATTCAGCACCATCGCCAAACATCACGGCTGGGAAATGGCCTTCTGGGTTGCAGAGATTGTCTGCGGCATATCTGCTGTCTGCTTCTTCCTGCTGCGTAACATCCGCACAAAGATGGGCCACGTGTCCAAAAAGTCCGACTGA
- the trappc4 gene encoding trafficking protein particle complex subunit 4 isoform X1 — MVIFSVYVVNKAGGLIYQYDNYVPRADAEKTFSYPLDLVLKHHDEKVVVSFGQRDGIKVGHAVLSINGIDVMGKSTADGKDILEYLKDPANYPVSIRFGRARLSSNEKLMLASMFHSLFAIGSQLSPEVGSSGIEMLETDVFKLHCFQTLTGIKFIVLADPRQAGIDALLRKIYEIYADFALKNPFYSLEMPIRCELFDQNLKSALEIAEKAGNFGSGS; from the exons ATGGTGATCTTCAGTGTGTATGTAGTCAACAAGGCTGGGGGGTTAATTTACCAGTATGACAACTATGTGCCGAGAGCGGATGCCGAAAAGACGTTTAGTTACCCTTTAGATTTGGTGCTCAAGCATCACGACGAGAAGGTGGTCGTGTCGTTTGGGCAGAGGGACGGAATCAAAG TGGGTCATGCAGTTCTGTCCATCAATGGGATTGATGTGATGGGAAAGAGTACAGCAGATGGGAAGGACATTCTGGAATATTTGAAAGATCCCGCCAATTATCCAGTGTCGATTCGATTCGGACGCGCCCGCCTCAGCTCTAATGAGAAACTGATGCTGGCATCCATGTTCCATTC gTTGTTCGCTATCGGATCACAGCTGTCTCCCGAGGTTGGAAGTTCAGGGATAGAAATGCTGGAAACGGACGTGTTCAAACTCCACTGTTTTCAGACTCTTACAG GAATAAAATTCATAGTGCTGGCAGACCCGCGACAAGCCGGCATTGATGCTCTTCTCAGGAAAATATATGAGATCTATGCAGATTTTGCTCTAAAGAATCCATTCTACTCTCTGGAGATGCCTATCAG GTGTGAGCTTTTTGATCAGAACTTAAAGAGTGCACTGGAGATTGCAGAAAAGGCTGGTAACTTTGGATCTGGATCGTAA
- the trappc4 gene encoding trafficking protein particle complex subunit 4 isoform X2 codes for MVIFSVYVVNKAGGLIYQYDNYVPRADAEKTFSYPLDLVLKHHDEKVVVSFGQRDGIKVGHAVLSINGIDVMGKSTADGKDILEYLKDPANYPVSIRFGRARLSSNEKLMLASMFHSLFAIGSQLSPEVGSSGIEMLETDVFKLHCFQTLTGIKFIVLADPRQAGIDALLRKIYEIYADFALKNPFYSLEMPIRRPSCESTRVYVDSAGSGTER; via the exons ATGGTGATCTTCAGTGTGTATGTAGTCAACAAGGCTGGGGGGTTAATTTACCAGTATGACAACTATGTGCCGAGAGCGGATGCCGAAAAGACGTTTAGTTACCCTTTAGATTTGGTGCTCAAGCATCACGACGAGAAGGTGGTCGTGTCGTTTGGGCAGAGGGACGGAATCAAAG TGGGTCATGCAGTTCTGTCCATCAATGGGATTGATGTGATGGGAAAGAGTACAGCAGATGGGAAGGACATTCTGGAATATTTGAAAGATCCCGCCAATTATCCAGTGTCGATTCGATTCGGACGCGCCCGCCTCAGCTCTAATGAGAAACTGATGCTGGCATCCATGTTCCATTC gTTGTTCGCTATCGGATCACAGCTGTCTCCCGAGGTTGGAAGTTCAGGGATAGAAATGCTGGAAACGGACGTGTTCAAACTCCACTGTTTTCAGACTCTTACAG GAATAAAATTCATAGTGCTGGCAGACCCGCGACAAGCCGGCATTGATGCTCTTCTCAGGAAAATATATGAGATCTATGCAGATTTTGCTCTAAAGAATCCATTCTACTCTCTGGAGATGCCTATCAG aagacccagttgtgagagcacacgtgtttatgttgacagcgctggctcaggaacggagaggtag